A section of the Dermacoccus nishinomiyaensis genome encodes:
- a CDS encoding NADPH-dependent 2,4-dienoyl-CoA reductase, which yields MSYEHLLSPLDVGGITLKNRVMMGSMHTGFEDKAKDFPQLARYFAARAEGGVALMVTGGFAPNITGQLGPMGSMLTAKRQLGRHKLVTDAVHEHDGRIVMQILHAGRYGYTPWSKSASNKKSPITPFGTRAMSTKDVEKTIRDYANSARLAKDAGYDGVEIMGSEGYLINQFLAARTNDRTDRFGGSAEKRMTLPREIARAVRDAAGDDFLVLYRISVADLVDHSQTFEEIATLAQHLQGDVSMFNSGIGWHEARIPTIVTSVPRAAFAWATGKLRAEVDIPVIASNRINTPEVGEQIIADGLADMVSMARPLLADPDFVKKAQAGRADLINTCIACNQACLDHTFSGKKVSCLVNPQAGREGELVLLPVPKPRAKRVAVVGAGPAGLAAATNLAERGHDVTLFEARDHLGGQFRLAMNIPGKEEFAETLRYFMTRLDELKVDVRLSTRADAETLDGYDHVVLATGVTPRRPAIEGIDHAKVVMYDELLRGEKVAGERVAVVGAGGIGFDVSEYLLHEPHENLKHWMERWGVTESENVPGNIVEKVTEKPRRQVYLVQRKHTALGKGLGKTSGWVHRQTLKDSKVEFIGGATYDKVDDAGLHLTITPTPPRAVGPLTKASKKTGLPLTMVPQLKALDAKYASVPAEAKAKFEGQEPTKRVLDVDTVVICAGQESVADTFGLDPAKVTVIGGADVAAELDAKRAIKQATELAAAL from the coding sequence ATGAGTTATGAGCACCTGCTCAGCCCCCTCGACGTCGGCGGCATCACGCTGAAGAACCGCGTCATGATGGGCTCGATGCACACCGGTTTCGAGGACAAGGCGAAGGACTTCCCGCAGCTCGCGCGCTACTTCGCGGCACGCGCCGAGGGTGGCGTCGCGCTCATGGTGACGGGCGGTTTCGCGCCGAACATCACCGGCCAGCTCGGCCCGATGGGTTCGATGCTGACGGCGAAGCGGCAGCTCGGGCGGCACAAGCTCGTCACCGACGCCGTCCACGAGCACGACGGGCGCATCGTCATGCAGATCCTGCACGCGGGCCGCTACGGCTACACGCCCTGGAGCAAGAGCGCGTCGAACAAGAAGTCGCCGATCACGCCGTTCGGCACGCGCGCGATGAGCACGAAGGACGTCGAGAAGACGATCCGCGACTACGCGAACTCGGCGCGCCTCGCGAAGGACGCCGGCTACGACGGCGTCGAGATCATGGGCTCCGAGGGCTACCTCATCAACCAATTCCTCGCCGCCCGCACGAACGACCGCACCGACCGTTTCGGTGGCTCCGCCGAGAAGCGCATGACGCTGCCGCGCGAGATCGCGCGCGCCGTCCGCGACGCCGCCGGCGACGACTTCCTCGTCCTGTACCGCATCTCCGTGGCCGACCTCGTCGACCACTCCCAGACGTTCGAGGAGATCGCGACGCTTGCGCAGCACCTGCAGGGTGACGTGTCGATGTTCAACTCCGGCATCGGCTGGCACGAGGCGCGCATCCCGACGATCGTGACGTCGGTGCCGCGCGCCGCGTTCGCGTGGGCGACGGGCAAGCTGCGCGCCGAGGTCGACATCCCCGTCATCGCGAGCAACCGCATCAACACCCCCGAGGTGGGCGAGCAGATCATCGCGGACGGTCTCGCGGACATGGTCTCGATGGCGCGTCCGCTGCTCGCGGACCCCGACTTCGTCAAGAAGGCGCAGGCGGGCCGCGCCGACCTGATCAACACGTGCATCGCGTGCAACCAGGCGTGCCTCGACCACACGTTCAGCGGCAAGAAGGTGAGCTGCCTCGTCAACCCGCAGGCCGGACGCGAGGGCGAGCTCGTCCTGCTGCCCGTGCCGAAGCCGCGCGCCAAGCGCGTCGCCGTCGTCGGCGCGGGCCCCGCCGGGCTCGCCGCCGCGACGAACCTCGCCGAGCGCGGCCACGACGTCACCCTCTTCGAGGCACGCGACCACCTCGGCGGCCAGTTCCGTCTCGCGATGAACATCCCCGGCAAGGAGGAGTTCGCCGAGACGCTGCGCTACTTCATGACGCGGCTGGACGAGTTGAAGGTCGACGTCCGCCTCTCGACACGCGCCGACGCCGAAACGCTCGACGGTTACGACCACGTCGTCCTCGCCACGGGCGTGACGCCGCGTCGCCCCGCCATCGAGGGCATTGACCACGCGAAGGTCGTCATGTACGACGAGTTGCTGCGCGGTGAGAAGGTCGCCGGTGAGCGCGTCGCCGTCGTCGGTGCCGGTGGCATCGGCTTCGACGTCAGCGAGTACCTGCTGCACGAGCCGCACGAGAACCTCAAGCACTGGATGGAGCGCTGGGGCGTCACCGAGTCGGAGAACGTGCCCGGCAACATCGTCGAGAAGGTCACGGAGAAGCCGCGCCGCCAGGTCTACCTCGTGCAGCGCAAGCACACCGCGCTCGGCAAGGGCCTGGGCAAGACGAGCGGCTGGGTGCACCGCCAGACGCTCAAGGACTCGAAGGTCGAGTTCATCGGCGGCGCCACCTACGACAAGGTCGACGACGCCGGCCTGCACCTGACGATCACGCCCACGCCGCCGCGCGCCGTCGGGCCGCTGACGAAGGCGTCGAAGAAGACGGGCCTGCCCCTGACGATGGTGCCGCAGCTCAAGGCCCTCGACGCGAAGTACGCGAGCGTCCCCGCCGAGGCGAAGGCGAAGTTCGAGGGCCAGGAGCCGACCAAGCGCGTGCTCGACGTCGACACCGTCGTCATCTGCGCGGGTCAGGAGTCGGTGGCCGACACGTTCGGTCTCGACCCGGCGAAGGTCACCGTCATCGGCGGTGCCGACGTCGCCGCAGAGCTCGACGCGAAGCGCGCCATCAAGCAGGCCACGGAGCTCGCCGCGGCGCTGTGA
- a CDS encoding WXG100 family type VII secretion target has product MASQYTVDSDAISAHGTDTATLVTDLETSLTNLNTKLTTLQTQWKGSAQTNFTSLMTTWNTDMNKLKSTLDTISSTLHLTSSEYSTAEDNNVRRWVTA; this is encoded by the coding sequence ATGGCATCGCAGTACACCGTCGACTCCGACGCGATCTCCGCTCACGGCACCGACACCGCGACGCTCGTCACCGACCTCGAGACGTCTCTGACGAACCTCAACACGAAGCTGACGACGCTGCAGACGCAGTGGAAGGGTTCGGCGCAGACGAACTTCACCTCGCTCATGACGACGTGGAACACCGACATGAACAAGCTGAAGTCGACGCTCGACACGATCAGCTCGACGCTGCACCTCACGAGCAGCGAGTACTCGACGGCGGAGGACAACAACGTGCGCCGCTGGGTCACCGCCTGA
- a CDS encoding ABC transporter ATP-binding protein, producing MTKRVVAAEADGLTMAYGEDDARVLALDGVSLELFEGEFTAVMGPSGSGKSTLMHCLAALETPTSGRVFIGDVEVSSLDDKRLTRLRRDHIGFIFQSFNLVPTLTARENIMLPASIAGRKVDQELFDDVIDAVGLRERLGHRPSQLSGGQQQRVACARALVTQPDIIFADEPTGNLDSRSGEEVLSFLRRSVDRLGQTIVMVTHDPVAAGFTDRVVFLADGRVVDEMREPTSERVLDRMKAFDAAARR from the coding sequence ATGACGAAGCGTGTGGTGGCAGCCGAGGCCGACGGCCTGACGATGGCCTACGGCGAGGATGACGCCCGGGTGCTCGCCCTCGACGGGGTGAGCCTCGAGCTGTTCGAAGGGGAGTTCACCGCCGTCATGGGCCCGAGCGGCTCGGGCAAGTCGACGCTCATGCACTGCCTCGCGGCGCTGGAGACGCCGACGTCGGGGCGGGTGTTCATCGGTGACGTCGAGGTCAGCTCCCTCGACGACAAGCGCCTCACGCGGCTGCGGCGCGACCACATCGGCTTCATCTTCCAATCGTTCAACCTCGTGCCGACGCTGACGGCGCGCGAGAACATCATGCTGCCCGCCTCGATCGCGGGCAGAAAGGTCGATCAAGAGCTGTTCGACGACGTCATCGATGCCGTCGGCCTGCGCGAACGGCTCGGGCACCGTCCGAGCCAGCTGTCCGGCGGCCAGCAGCAGCGCGTCGCGTGCGCCCGGGCGCTCGTCACGCAGCCCGACATCATCTTCGCGGACGAACCGACCGGCAACCTCGACTCCCGCTCGGGCGAAGAGGTGCTGTCGTTCCTGCGCCGCAGCGTCGACCGACTCGGCCAGACCATCGTCATGGTGACGCACGACCCCGTCGCCGCGGGCTTCACCGACCGCGTCGTCTTCCTCGCGGACGGACGCGTCGTCGACGAGATGCGTGAGCCGACGTCCGAGCGCGTCCTCGATCGCATGAAGGCGTTCGACGCCGCCGCGAGGCGCTGA
- a CDS encoding ABC transporter permease: MLTTSLKAVWARKLRLLMSTFAIVLGVAFVAGSLMFTDSLNRAFSGIMNGTVGDATVRATQDASQHSRGGDTRTIGPDVLAKARSAKGVAQLDGVVSSMSATVLAKNGKVIGGQGAPAFGVNYHDARAADGVPGLHITQGRAPTSAREIALDAKTAERGGYHLGDTVSILTSGQTPRWSGRLVGYASYANGSMVGSTLAVVDTKTAQQLFLDGKDAYTSLWVQARPGVSQSTVVEQIKPFVPKGFEAVTGKQASDEAASGIKKALSFITTFLLVFAGVALLVGSFLIVNTFGILVAQRSRELALLRALGASSRQVLASVLVEALVVGLVGSLVGIGVGVLLAKGISALLSALGADIDTGGLVLEPRTVAVSLLVGLGVTALAAWLPARRASRISPIAAMRDDQVEPEQTVRRRAVVGALVFVVGAALAAWKLAADTSIWVFVAGMVLMLFGTISATPVLARPVVRAIAAVARPRSGIVAQLAAENSLRNPRRTAATASALMIGMALVSMMTVFGASASGSVDALIAKNFRGDYVVSGQFSEPISASIATRMRSVDGVQTVSRLRLGDGTFNDAPATIEGVDAATFRQVAPVELDSGKDALDDRSVLISSEKAKAYGITVGDVTRLTIGRANVKRLTVIGIFDRDASPRAADYVVSMPTFEAVGGSTKDNTLYVLRRPGADAANVKKGLDSVVADLPTVTVKDQAGYAAEQRAPIDTMLVLIYGLLGLAIVIAVLGIINTLALSVIERTREIGLLRAVGLARSQLRSMVRLEAVTISLVGAVIGVVLGTIFGVLFQRTQANSGVDVLVIPWLRLALFLLLAALVGVLAAWWPARRAAKLNVLAAISAP; the protein is encoded by the coding sequence GTGCTCACCACCTCGCTCAAGGCCGTCTGGGCGCGCAAGCTGCGCCTGCTCATGAGCACGTTCGCGATCGTGCTCGGCGTCGCGTTCGTCGCCGGCTCGCTCATGTTCACCGACTCCCTCAACCGCGCGTTCAGCGGCATCATGAACGGCACCGTCGGCGACGCCACCGTGCGTGCCACCCAGGACGCCTCGCAGCACTCGCGCGGCGGCGACACGCGCACGATCGGCCCCGACGTCCTCGCCAAGGCGCGCTCGGCCAAGGGCGTCGCGCAGCTCGACGGCGTCGTCTCGTCGATGAGCGCCACCGTCCTCGCGAAGAACGGCAAGGTCATCGGCGGCCAGGGGGCGCCCGCGTTCGGGGTGAACTACCACGACGCACGCGCCGCCGACGGCGTGCCCGGGCTGCACATCACGCAGGGGCGGGCACCGACGTCGGCGAGGGAGATCGCGCTCGATGCGAAGACAGCCGAACGCGGCGGCTACCACCTGGGCGACACCGTCAGCATCCTGACTTCGGGCCAGACGCCGCGCTGGTCCGGCCGGCTCGTCGGGTACGCGAGCTACGCGAACGGCTCGATGGTGGGCTCGACGCTCGCGGTCGTCGACACGAAGACTGCGCAGCAGTTGTTCCTCGACGGCAAGGACGCCTACACCTCGTTGTGGGTCCAGGCGCGCCCCGGGGTGTCGCAGAGCACCGTCGTCGAGCAGATCAAACCGTTCGTGCCGAAGGGTTTCGAGGCGGTCACCGGCAAGCAGGCCTCCGACGAGGCCGCGAGCGGCATCAAGAAGGCGCTGTCGTTCATCACGACGTTCCTGCTCGTGTTCGCGGGCGTCGCGCTGCTCGTCGGCTCGTTCCTCATCGTCAACACCTTCGGCATCCTCGTCGCGCAACGCAGCCGCGAACTCGCGCTCCTGCGGGCACTCGGCGCGTCGTCACGCCAGGTCCTCGCCAGCGTGCTCGTCGAAGCGCTCGTCGTCGGCCTCGTGGGTTCACTCGTCGGCATCGGGGTCGGCGTGCTGCTTGCGAAGGGCATCTCGGCGCTGCTCTCAGCGCTGGGCGCCGACATCGACACCGGTGGGCTCGTCCTCGAACCGCGCACAGTGGCGGTGTCGCTGCTCGTCGGGCTCGGCGTGACGGCGCTCGCCGCCTGGCTGCCGGCGCGGCGAGCCTCGCGCATCTCACCGATCGCGGCGATGCGCGACGACCAGGTCGAACCCGAGCAGACGGTGCGCCGCCGCGCCGTCGTCGGCGCCCTCGTCTTCGTCGTCGGTGCAGCCCTGGCCGCCTGGAAGCTCGCGGCCGACACCTCGATCTGGGTGTTCGTCGCAGGCATGGTGCTCATGCTGTTCGGCACGATCTCGGCGACGCCGGTGCTCGCGCGTCCCGTCGTGCGTGCGATCGCCGCCGTGGCGCGCCCGCGCTCGGGAATCGTCGCACAGCTCGCGGCCGAGAACAGCCTGCGCAACCCGCGCCGCACCGCGGCGACCGCGTCGGCCCTCATGATCGGCATGGCGCTCGTGTCGATGATGACGGTGTTCGGCGCGTCCGCCTCGGGCAGCGTGGATGCCCTCATCGCGAAGAACTTCCGCGGAGACTACGTCGTCAGCGGGCAGTTCTCCGAGCCGATCTCCGCCTCCATCGCGACGCGGATGCGCAGCGTCGACGGCGTACAGACCGTCTCGCGCCTGCGTCTCGGTGACGGCACGTTCAACGATGCGCCCGCGACGATCGAAGGCGTCGACGCCGCCACGTTCCGTCAGGTCGCACCCGTCGAACTCGACTCCGGCAAGGACGCCCTCGACGATCGCTCCGTGCTCATCTCGTCGGAGAAGGCGAAGGCGTACGGCATCACGGTCGGAGACGTGACGCGCCTGACGATCGGCAGAGCGAACGTCAAGCGCCTCACCGTCATCGGCATCTTCGACCGTGACGCGAGCCCGCGCGCGGCGGACTACGTCGTCAGCATGCCGACGTTCGAGGCGGTGGGCGGCTCGACGAAGGACAACACCCTCTACGTGCTGCGCCGACCCGGCGCGGATGCGGCGAACGTCAAGAAGGGGCTCGACTCGGTCGTCGCCGATCTGCCGACCGTCACGGTCAAGGATCAGGCCGGCTACGCCGCCGAGCAGCGAGCCCCGATCGACACGATGCTGGTGCTCATCTACGGCCTGCTCGGTCTCGCCATCGTCATCGCGGTGCTCGGCATCATCAACACGCTCGCGTTGTCCGTCATCGAACGCACCCGCGAGATCGGCCTGCTGCGCGCCGTCGGCCTCGCCCGCTCGCAGTTGCGCTCCATGGTGCGCCTCGAGGCGGTGACGATCTCGCTCGTCGGCGCCGTCATCGGTGTCGTGCTCGGCACGATCTTCGGGGTGTTGTTCCAGCGCACGCAGGCGAACTCGGGCGTCGACGTGCTCGTCATCCCGTGGCTGCGGCTCGCGCTCTTCCTCCTGCTCGCTGCCCTCGTCGGCGTCCTCGCCGCCTGGTGGCCGGCACGGCGCGCCGCGAAACTCAACGTTCTCGCCGCGATCAGCGCGCCGTGA
- a CDS encoding HelD family protein gives MPAPVLEPALDPVLDHERAHLAAARAQLARMRDSAASLDASRASDAVSGEALGATLARRVAALTDDPSTTLFFGRIDWSDPAAGDAARLEELYVGRRHVSDEAGDPLVIDWRAPVSTAFYRASPAEPMGVSLRRRFGVERGELTAYEDECLDAPGGTDEAGADDRAGSDILAAEIERPRSGPMRDIVSTIQPEQDALVRADVATTVCIQGAPGTGKTAVGLHRAAWLLYSFRARLDRAGVLVVGPNAAFLDHISAVLPSLGEARVAHATIETLLDGSYRDDTPKNRRWLVRGADEAQVAVLKGDARWAGIIHRAVWAHVGHPDEALVVPRGARRWRVPAYEVAEIVAELRSRGVRYEAARAMMAQRLAHSVMLQLEAAGDSPDDRVQDSIARSAPVKAYVKALWPQLDAAGVVHRLLSDADFLHECADGDLDPHEEASAVWEKPPRTKGSAKWSPADLALLDEAADCIERTTSLGHVIVDEAQDLSAMQLRGVGRRCSTGSATVLGDVAQATTPWAPGSWTATMSHLGKSDFHLEELLQGFRVPAAVIEYAAQLLPVIAPGLAAPQSVRSNRGELDLVETGPDALAAAVTDAVRHATTTPGSVGVIAVPGALDDIAEALTHAGIGFGRLGADHGDDADHQVELVPAQVAKGLEFDRVIVVEPADIADAEPDEATGLRRLYVVLTRAVSALNVVHARPIPAPLTS, from the coding sequence ATGCCCGCTCCCGTGCTCGAGCCTGCGCTCGACCCCGTCCTCGACCACGAACGCGCGCACCTCGCCGCCGCACGCGCCCAACTCGCGCGCATGCGCGATTCGGCCGCCTCGCTCGACGCGTCGCGGGCCAGCGACGCCGTCAGCGGCGAGGCGCTCGGGGCGACGCTCGCCCGCCGCGTCGCGGCGCTGACCGACGACCCGTCGACGACGCTCTTCTTCGGCCGCATCGACTGGAGCGACCCGGCCGCGGGTGACGCCGCGCGCCTCGAGGAGCTCTACGTCGGGCGCCGCCACGTCTCCGACGAGGCAGGCGACCCGCTCGTCATCGACTGGCGGGCGCCCGTGTCGACGGCGTTCTACCGCGCCTCCCCTGCCGAACCGATGGGCGTGTCGCTGCGGCGGCGCTTCGGCGTCGAACGCGGCGAGCTGACGGCGTACGAGGACGAGTGTCTCGATGCTCCTGGGGGCACCGACGAGGCGGGCGCCGACGACCGGGCGGGCAGCGACATCCTCGCCGCCGAGATCGAACGCCCCCGCTCGGGCCCGATGCGCGACATCGTCTCGACGATCCAGCCCGAGCAGGACGCGCTCGTGCGCGCCGACGTCGCGACCACCGTCTGCATCCAGGGCGCGCCCGGCACCGGCAAGACCGCTGTCGGCCTGCACCGCGCGGCGTGGCTGCTGTACTCGTTCCGTGCCCGCCTCGATCGCGCCGGCGTCCTCGTCGTCGGCCCCAACGCGGCGTTCCTCGACCACATCTCCGCGGTGCTGCCGTCGCTCGGCGAGGCGCGCGTCGCGCACGCGACGATCGAGACGCTCCTCGACGGCAGCTACCGCGACGACACCCCGAAGAACCGACGCTGGCTCGTGCGCGGCGCGGACGAGGCGCAGGTCGCCGTCCTCAAGGGCGATGCGCGGTGGGCCGGCATCATCCACCGCGCGGTGTGGGCCCACGTCGGGCACCCCGACGAGGCGCTCGTCGTCCCCCGTGGCGCGCGACGCTGGCGGGTGCCCGCGTACGAGGTGGCCGAGATCGTCGCCGAACTCCGTTCGCGCGGCGTGCGATACGAGGCCGCGCGGGCGATGATGGCGCAGCGCCTCGCGCACAGCGTCATGCTGCAGCTCGAGGCCGCGGGCGACTCCCCCGACGATCGCGTCCAGGATTCCATCGCCCGCAGCGCGCCGGTGAAGGCGTACGTCAAGGCCCTGTGGCCGCAGCTCGACGCCGCCGGCGTCGTCCACCGCCTCCTGTCGGACGCCGACTTCCTGCACGAGTGCGCCGACGGCGACCTCGACCCGCACGAGGAAGCGAGCGCGGTGTGGGAGAAGCCGCCGCGCACCAAGGGGTCCGCCAAGTGGTCGCCGGCCGACCTCGCGCTGCTCGACGAGGCCGCCGACTGCATCGAACGCACGACCAGCCTCGGGCACGTCATCGTCGACGAGGCGCAGGACCTGTCGGCGATGCAGCTGCGCGGCGTCGGGCGCCGCTGCTCGACGGGCTCGGCGACGGTGCTCGGTGACGTCGCGCAGGCGACGACGCCGTGGGCACCGGGGTCATGGACTGCGACGATGTCACACCTCGGCAAGAGCGACTTCCACCTCGAGGAGCTGCTGCAGGGCTTTCGCGTGCCCGCTGCCGTCATCGAATACGCCGCGCAGCTGCTGCCCGTCATCGCGCCCGGCCTCGCCGCACCGCAGTCGGTGCGCAGCAACCGCGGCGAACTCGACCTCGTCGAGACTGGCCCCGACGCGCTCGCGGCCGCCGTCACGGATGCGGTGCGCCATGCGACGACGACGCCCGGGTCGGTCGGCGTCATCGCCGTCCCCGGCGCGCTCGACGACATCGCGGAGGCGCTGACGCACGCCGGCATCGGCTTCGGGCGCCTCGGCGCGGATCACGGTGACGACGCCGACCATCAGGTCGAGCTCGTGCCCGCGCAGGTCGCCAAGGGCCTCGAGTTCGACCGCGTCATCGTCGTCGAACCCGCCGACATCGCGGACGCCGAACCCGATGAGGCGACAGGCCTGCGGCGTCTCTACGTCGTGCTGACGCGCGCCGTCAGCGCCCTGAATGTCGTCCACGCGCGCCCGATCCCGGCGCCGCTGACGTCGTGA